The Nitrosococcus watsonii C-113 genome includes the window CAAGATTTCGCGCTACCACCAGTAAGCCACTGGTATCTTTATCTAGGCGGTGGACGATTCCAGCCCGCGGGATTCGCTCTAGCTCCGGCGCATGGTGCAAGAGTGCATTGACCAGGGTGCCATCCCGGTTACCCGCGGCCGGGTGCACCACTAGGCCGGCGGGCTTGTTGACCACAATGATCGCTTCATCTTCGTATATAATTTCCAAGGGAAGAGGCTGGGATTTCCAGCCAGTTTCTGCCTCGGCTTCCGCAATGACGACGATCCATTCACCCCCTTGAACGGTATCCCGGGGGCGGGCGAGGGCATCATTGACTTTGACCTGCCCATGCTTGATCCATTGCTGCAGGCGGCTGCGGGAATAGGCGGGAAAAACCTGCGCTAGGGCTTGATCTAAACGTTTTCCCGCCAGCTCAGAAGGAAGGGTGATACTCAGTTCTATGGTTTCCCGCACAGGGCTTTAGTTATTAAATAGTTTGCTGGGACGCAAATTTTACCATTTTTGACCGAGGGTATCCCTTGGATGCCTTGGCTCGCTTTTCGTGAATCAGTGCGAAGATCCCCCTATTTCTATGGAATAGAGCTTGAACCCGTCCCGTAGACATAATGAGAGCTTCTCGCTAAAAAAGGTTGGATGGCCTATAGTTGAGAGCATGACTCAGGATTTATTCGAAAATTTTTCATGCCAAATCCATCAGTAAAAAACCATTTGCAGGGACAGACCAGTCCCTATTTGCTACAACATGTGGATAATCCAGTTGCTTGGTATCCCTGGGGTGAAGAGGCACTAGTGCGAGCCCAGGGGGAGGATAAACCTATTTTGCTTTCTATTGGTTATTCCGCTTGTCATTGGTGCCACGTGATGGCCCATGAATCTTTTGAGAACCCGGAAACAGCGGCGGTAATGAATGAGCATTTCATCAATATCAAGGTTGACCGAGAAGAGCGCCCAGATCTGGATCAGATTTACCAGCTAGCCCAGCAAATGTTGACGGGACGCCCTGGTGGCTGGCCACTTACGATGTTCCTGGAACCGGTTAAGCAAGCTCCTTTTTTCGGCGGTACTTATTTTCCTCCCGAGGAGCGTCATGGTTTGCCTGGTTTTAAGGATTTGCTTCAACGGGTGGCAGAATATTTTCATACTCGCCGGGAGGTTATCCAATCCCAGAACGAGCGTTTGCTTGATGCCTTTGAAAAACTAGATGGGCGGTCTTCAGCGGCGGAAGTGGAAGGGTTGAATAGAGCGCCTTTGCAGGCGGCCCATCAACAGCTAGCCCAGGCTTTCGATTCCCGTTATGGCGGTTTCAGGGGCGCGCCTAAATTTCCTAATCCAAGCATTATTGAACGCTGCTTGCGGGATGCCCATGGGGAACATATAACAGAAGACGAGAAACAGCAGGCACTTACCATGGCCCGGCTGACCCTGGAACAAATGGCCCAGGGAGGAATATATGATCAGCTGGGAGGCGGATTCTGCCGTTATTCCGTGGATGAAAAGTGGAGAATCCCCCATTTTGAAAAAATGCTGTACGACAACGGCCAACTGTTGGTGCTCTATAGGGATGCCTATCGTCTCTGGGGCAACGGGATTTTCCGGCGAATTCTGGAGGAGACTGGGCACTGGGTGGTGCGGGAAATGCAGTCTCCCGAAGGGGGATATTACTCTTCCCTGGATGCGGACTCCGAGGGTCATGAGGGAAAGTTTTACGTTTGGACCCGGGAGCAAGTACGCGCCTTGCTGGACGATGAGAAATATACTTTGGCGGTGCGTTATTTTAGCCTTGATCAGCCGGCGAATTTTGAAGGCCATTGGCATTTATATGCGGCAATGACCCCCGAGGCTTTGGCCGAGGAGATGAAGGTACCGGCTCCAGGTCTGCAAGAGCAATTGACTGCCGCCAAGCAGAAATTGTTTGCTGCCCGGGAAGCGCGTATCCGCCCAGGGCGGGATGATAAAATTCTTACTGCCTGGAATAGCCTCATGATCAAAGGGATGGCGGCTGCCGGGCAGGCGCTGGCGCAGCCTGTTTTTATCGCCTCTGCCGAAAAGGCTGTGGATTTTGTGCGGGCACACCTGTGGCAAAAGGGCCGTTTGCTGGTCAGTTATAAGGATGGACGGGCGCAGCACCAGGGTTATTTGGATGATTATGCTTTTCTGCTGGATGCCTTGCTGGAGTTGCTTCAAGTCCGCTGGCGCGATGGAGATTTGGCCTTTGCCGTTGATCTGGCCGAAGCTGTTCTGGGACACTTTGAGGATAAGGCGCAGGGGGGATTTTACTTTACCGCTGACGATCATGAAACCCTTATTCATCGGCCAGTACCTCTCATGGATAATGCTACCCCCGCGGGAAATGGAATATTAGCCTGGAGTTTGCTCCGGCTGGGACATCTCTTGGGTGAAATGCGCTATCTGAAGGCTGCGGAAAATACGCTCAAGGCGGCCTGGGAGAGCCTTCAACAAACGCCCCATGCTCACTGTAGCCTGCTCAAAGCCTTGGAAGAATGGCTTACTCCTCCGCAAATAGTCATTCTGCGGGGGAGTGGGGAAGAACTGGAGAGTTGGCGGGCAGTGGCCGCAGCGGCGTATGCGCCACGGCGGGTCACCTTGGCTATTCCCCTTGAGGCCCAGTATTTACCAGGGATATTAGGGGAATACTGGCCACAAGAAGCCGCGGTGACCGCCTATGTCTGTAGCGGTCATACTTGCTCAGCCCCCCTCACCCAGAGAGAAGCTTTGAAGGAACATTTAGCCGCTCAGGGTCGGTAGTGGAAGTTCTCCTTAAAAAGATCCCAAAATTCTGCTAACTCAAAGGCATGATTTTGGGTGCCGTGATGCCCGATTTTAATAGCGCCCAGGAGGGAGGCAATGCGGCCCGTCGTCTCCCAGTCCATAGCGCGAGCAAGGCCGTAGAGTATGCCCGCCCGGTAGGCGTCCCCGCAGCCGGTGGGATCAGTCGGCGCAGTAGCTTTGGCGGCGGGAATTTCAAAGTGGTAGCCAGGGGTATAAATGGAGGAACCCTCCGCCCCTCGGGTAATGATCAAGGCGTCCACGCGCTCGGCGAGCTTTCGGGTGGAGAGTCCTGTTCGTTTCTGAAATAACTGGGCCTCGTAATCGTTTAAGGTAATCCAGGTGGCTTGCTCGCTAAATTTGAGCAGCTCCTCGCCGGTGAACATGGGTAGTCCTTGTCCCGGATCGAAGATAAAAGGGATTCCCGCCGCCTGGAATTGTTGTCCGTGGGCAATCATCCCTTCCCGCCCATCGGGGGCGACGATTCCCCGTTCTACCCCTTCGGCATCCTCGACCCGGTTCTCATGGGAAAAATTCATGGCGCCGGGATGAAAAGCGGTAATTTGG containing:
- a CDS encoding thioredoxin domain-containing protein, encoding MPNPSVKNHLQGQTSPYLLQHVDNPVAWYPWGEEALVRAQGEDKPILLSIGYSACHWCHVMAHESFENPETAAVMNEHFINIKVDREERPDLDQIYQLAQQMLTGRPGGWPLTMFLEPVKQAPFFGGTYFPPEERHGLPGFKDLLQRVAEYFHTRREVIQSQNERLLDAFEKLDGRSSAAEVEGLNRAPLQAAHQQLAQAFDSRYGGFRGAPKFPNPSIIERCLRDAHGEHITEDEKQQALTMARLTLEQMAQGGIYDQLGGGFCRYSVDEKWRIPHFEKMLYDNGQLLVLYRDAYRLWGNGIFRRILEETGHWVVREMQSPEGGYYSSLDADSEGHEGKFYVWTREQVRALLDDEKYTLAVRYFSLDQPANFEGHWHLYAAMTPEALAEEMKVPAPGLQEQLTAAKQKLFAAREARIRPGRDDKILTAWNSLMIKGMAAAGQALAQPVFIASAEKAVDFVRAHLWQKGRLLVSYKDGRAQHQGYLDDYAFLLDALLELLQVRWRDGDLAFAVDLAEAVLGHFEDKAQGGFYFTADDHETLIHRPVPLMDNATPAGNGILAWSLLRLGHLLGEMRYLKAAENTLKAAWESLQQTPHAHCSLLKALEEWLTPPQIVILRGSGEELESWRAVAAAAYAPRRVTLAIPLEAQYLPGILGEYWPQEAAVTAYVCSGHTCSAPLTQREALKEHLAAQGR
- a CDS encoding carbohydrate kinase family protein, translating into MTALICGSFAYDTIMVFNDRFKNHILPDKVHILNVSFLVPQLRREFGGCAGNIAYNLHLLKGDPLPMGTVGNDFDPYQQWLDQIGISRRHIRLINDTYTAQAFITTDMDANQITAFHPGAMNFSHENRVEDAEGVERGIVAPDGREGMIAHGQQFQAAGIPFIFDPGQGLPMFTGEELLKFSEQATWITLNDYEAQLFQKRTGLSTRKLAERVDALIITRGAEGSSIYTPGYHFEIPAAKATAPTDPTGCGDAYRAGILYGLARAMDWETTGRIASLLGAIKIGHHGTQNHAFELAEFWDLFKENFHYRP